One Mycolicibacterium crocinum DNA window includes the following coding sequences:
- the ruvC gene encoding crossover junction endodeoxyribonuclease RuvC: MRVMGVDPGLTRCGLSVIESRGGRQVIALDVDVVRTPSDEPLQRRLLTISDTVDHWMDTHLPDVIAIERVFANQNANTAMGTAQAGGVIALAAARRGIDVHFHTPSEVKAAVTGNGRADKAQVTTMVTRILQLQQKPTPADAADALALAICHCWRAPMIARMAKAEAMAAEQKRAYQARLKAARA; the protein is encoded by the coding sequence GTGCGGGTGATGGGAGTCGACCCTGGGTTGACGCGCTGCGGACTCTCGGTGATCGAGAGTCGCGGCGGTCGCCAGGTCATCGCGCTCGACGTCGACGTGGTGCGGACTCCGTCCGACGAGCCGTTGCAGCGGCGGCTTCTGACCATCAGCGACACCGTCGACCATTGGATGGACACCCACCTGCCCGACGTGATCGCGATCGAGCGGGTGTTCGCCAACCAGAACGCCAACACCGCGATGGGCACCGCGCAGGCTGGTGGCGTGATCGCGCTGGCCGCCGCGCGCCGCGGCATCGACGTGCACTTCCACACCCCCAGTGAGGTCAAGGCGGCGGTCACCGGTAACGGTCGCGCCGACAAGGCTCAGGTCACCACGATGGTCACCCGAATTCTGCAGTTGCAGCAGAAGCCGACTCCGGCCGACGCCGCCGACGCACTCGCCCTGGCGATCTGCCACTGCTGGCGTGCCCCGATGATCGCGCGGATGGCCAAGGCCGAGGCGATGGCTGCCGAGCAGAAGCGGGCGTATCAGGCGCGACTGAAGGCGGCCCGCGCGTGA
- the ruvA gene encoding Holliday junction branch migration protein RuvA, which translates to MIASVRGEVIDIALDHAVIEASGVGYKVMCTPSTLATLRRGTEARLITAMIVREDSQTLYGFADSDARDLFSTLLGVSGVGPKIALATLAVYDATALRQALADGDVTALTRVPGIGKRGAERMVLELRDKIGPVTGGGGVAAASGHAVRAPVVEALVGLGFAAKQAEEATDKVLAGDPEATTQSALRAALSILGKK; encoded by the coding sequence GTGATCGCCTCGGTGCGGGGTGAGGTGATCGACATCGCGCTCGACCATGCCGTCATCGAGGCGTCCGGCGTCGGCTACAAGGTGATGTGCACCCCGTCGACGCTGGCGACGCTGCGGCGCGGCACCGAGGCGCGGCTCATCACCGCGATGATCGTGCGCGAGGACTCCCAGACGCTCTACGGTTTCGCCGATTCCGACGCCCGCGATCTGTTCTCGACGCTGCTCGGGGTGTCCGGGGTCGGGCCGAAGATCGCATTGGCGACGCTGGCCGTCTACGACGCGACGGCGCTGCGTCAGGCGCTGGCCGACGGTGACGTGACCGCTTTGACGCGGGTGCCCGGGATCGGCAAGCGAGGTGCCGAACGCATGGTGCTCGAACTGCGGGACAAGATCGGCCCGGTCACCGGTGGCGGCGGGGTGGCCGCGGCCAGTGGTCACGCGGTGCGCGCCCCGGTGGTGGAAGCCCTTGTCGGACTTGGCTTTGCGGCCAAGCAGGCGGAGGAAGCCACCGACAAGGTGCTCGCCGGTGATCCGGAGGCGACGACGCAGAGTGCGCTGCGGGCGGCGCTGTCGATATTGGGTAAGAAATGA
- the ruvB gene encoding Holliday junction branch migration DNA helicase RuvB, whose amino-acid sequence MSRFEDDDDEALERDVSPALTVGEGDIDASLRPRSLREFIGQPRVREQLQLVLEGAKNRGGTPDHILLSGPPGLGKTSLAMIIAAELGSSLRVTSGPALERAGDLAAMLSNLVEHDVLFIDEIHRIARPAEEMLYLAMEDFRVDVVVGKGPGATSIPLEVAPFTLVGATTRSGALTGPLRDRFGFTAHMDFYEPPELERVLARSAGILGIELGAEAGSEIARRSRGTPRIANRLLRRVRDYAEVRADGVITRDIAKAALAVYDVDELGLDRLDRAVLTALTKSFGGGPVGVSTLAVAVGEEATTVEEVCEPFLVRAGMIARTPRGRVATPLAWTHLGMVPPPRASGLGQAGLFE is encoded by the coding sequence ATGAGCCGGTTCGAAGACGACGACGACGAGGCACTCGAGCGCGATGTCTCGCCGGCGCTAACTGTCGGCGAAGGCGATATCGACGCCAGTCTGCGGCCCCGGTCGCTGCGTGAGTTCATCGGTCAGCCGCGGGTGCGCGAACAGCTGCAACTGGTTCTCGAGGGCGCCAAGAACCGCGGCGGCACACCGGATCACATCCTGCTGTCCGGACCGCCAGGGCTGGGCAAGACCTCGCTGGCGATGATCATCGCCGCCGAACTGGGCTCGTCGCTGCGTGTGACGTCCGGGCCGGCGCTGGAACGGGCCGGGGATTTGGCCGCGATGCTGTCCAATCTCGTCGAGCACGATGTGCTGTTCATCGACGAGATCCACCGCATCGCCCGGCCTGCCGAGGAGATGCTGTACCTGGCGATGGAGGACTTCCGGGTCGATGTCGTCGTCGGCAAAGGCCCTGGGGCGACGTCGATTCCGCTGGAGGTCGCGCCGTTCACGTTGGTCGGCGCCACCACCCGTTCCGGCGCGCTGACCGGGCCGCTGCGGGATCGCTTCGGGTTCACCGCGCACATGGACTTCTACGAGCCGCCCGAGCTGGAGCGGGTGCTGGCTCGCTCGGCGGGGATCCTCGGCATCGAGCTGGGGGCCGAGGCCGGTTCTGAAATTGCCCGCCGCTCGCGGGGAACGCCGCGTATCGCCAACCGGCTGCTACGGCGCGTGCGCGACTACGCCGAAGTGCGCGCCGACGGTGTGATCACCCGCGACATTGCCAAGGCGGCGCTGGCGGTGTACGACGTCGACGAACTCGGGTTGGACCGGCTCGACCGGGCGGTGCTCACCGCACTGACCAAGAGCTTCGGCGGTGGTCCGGTCGGGGTGTCGACGTTGGCCGTCGCGGTGGGGGAGGAAGCCACCACGGTCGAAGAGGTCTGCGAACCGTTTCTGGTGCGCGCCGGGATGATCGCGCGGACTCCCCGCGGCCGGGTGGCGACACCGCTAGCCTGGACGCACCTCGGCATGGTTCCTCCGCCGCGGGCCAGCGGGCTGGGGCAGGCCGGCCTTTTCGAGTGA
- a CDS encoding DUF1304 domain-containing protein: MVIAAVIFAGLAALLHVYIFTMESLTWTTPRTRKVFGTTAEEAETTKLMALNQGFYNLFLAIVSIVGIIAILQGHTGIGAALIFAGVGSMLAAAVVLLASAPDKARAAVTQGAFPLVAVVLLVIALI; the protein is encoded by the coding sequence ATGGTCATCGCCGCAGTGATCTTCGCCGGCCTCGCCGCGCTGCTGCACGTCTACATCTTCACGATGGAGTCGCTGACCTGGACGACGCCGCGCACCCGCAAGGTGTTCGGCACCACCGCCGAGGAAGCCGAGACCACCAAGCTGATGGCCCTCAACCAGGGCTTCTACAACCTGTTCCTGGCGATCGTCAGTATCGTCGGGATCATCGCAATCCTGCAGGGCCACACCGGAATCGGTGCTGCGCTGATCTTCGCCGGCGTCGGGTCCATGCTCGCCGCCGCTGTCGTGCTGCTGGCATCCGCGCCGGACAAGGCCCGCGCGGCGGTGACTCAGGGGGCATTTCCGTTGGTGGCCGTCGTGCTGCTGGTGATCGCGCTCATCTGA
- a CDS encoding carbonic anhydrase, protein MSDPKNAWHQLRAGNELFYVPAAGRRRNPIVHTPTAAVFRCADSPVGSAMAFGQSWGSLLEVSTWGHVIDSGVLATMEYAVDTLGVPLIVILGHDECPAVRAAMRAWDEAMIPDGAARVPVQQGITSIVRRGVGTDSIKATAAHIVETGVALTERSPKIAHHVDTGRCAIVCAGIDSDTGHLRTYATIGPVGDVSDSLLECV, encoded by the coding sequence ATGTCCGACCCGAAGAATGCCTGGCATCAGCTGCGTGCAGGAAACGAGCTCTTCTATGTTCCGGCCGCAGGCCGCCGCCGCAATCCGATCGTCCACACCCCGACAGCCGCGGTATTCCGGTGCGCGGACTCACCCGTCGGCAGTGCGATGGCCTTCGGCCAGAGCTGGGGCTCCCTGCTCGAGGTCAGCACCTGGGGACACGTCATCGACTCCGGCGTTCTGGCCACCATGGAGTACGCCGTCGATACCCTCGGCGTACCGCTGATCGTGATCCTCGGCCACGACGAGTGCCCCGCCGTGCGCGCAGCGATGCGGGCCTGGGATGAGGCGATGATACCCGATGGAGCCGCCCGAGTACCTGTGCAGCAAGGGATTACGTCGATCGTGCGGCGAGGTGTCGGTACCGACTCGATCAAGGCCACCGCCGCGCACATCGTGGAAACCGGCGTGGCGTTGACCGAGCGATCACCGAAGATCGCCCACCACGTCGACACCGGCCGGTGCGCGATCGTCTGCGCGGGAATCGATTCCGACACCGGGCACCTGCGCACGTACGCGACCATCGGGCCGGTCGGTGACGTGTCGGATAGCTTGCTGGAGTGCGTGTGA
- a CDS encoding P-II family nitrogen regulator, producing the protein MTAPALTKMTKIEVVVPGGEAPAVRDLIQSVGATGYTSVSGVSGLGHHGYRQGRLLFNQQAALELLITVVPESKVGALLAGLRPLLDASSGVMFVTETYVSRPEYFS; encoded by the coding sequence ATGACCGCACCCGCACTGACCAAGATGACCAAGATCGAGGTGGTGGTCCCCGGCGGCGAAGCCCCCGCCGTGCGCGACCTCATTCAAAGCGTCGGCGCCACCGGATACACCAGCGTGTCAGGCGTTTCGGGCCTCGGGCACCACGGCTACCGCCAGGGTCGGCTGCTCTTCAATCAACAAGCGGCGCTGGAACTACTCATCACCGTTGTCCCGGAATCGAAAGTAGGTGCTCTCTTGGCCGGCCTGCGCCCGCTGCTCGATGCGTCATCCGGGGTCATGTTCGTCACCGAAACCTACGTCAGCCGGCCCGAATACTTCAGCTGA
- a CDS encoding DUF2309 domain-containing protein, with translation MTVTDTVSAATRRAQLRSDVSLAARVLPTHYPLGTFIAVNPLAGLEAMPFEQAIRRAGDLYGMPATLAPNTFRELYRAGRITDDDLDAAIIRRYPNLPGLPTLQLGAHEVRPVTLLRADLLHGPGQIEHVRRYRTCAEQHDPQAAHTVDTQVGKWCSAYFGHGAWPMPGRQNGFYSAWRALASGDHTLKRAVRQRLREVPVRPDDATLAALDMLGVPDEARIAYLQAHLTCLPGWAAHIQWCSGNDAGIDLMGYLAVRLSYECALLGGDQQYRTLDPAPEPTTPTARDRANHLVRFWEFAGVTEGELGAAARVLAALPVAARDMLWQNAFEESYRNRLLSTLHVERHGSSASAHTQLVTCIDTRSEGLRRHLESLGGYETLGFAGFFAVAIRFTDLLGGAASDLCPVLIAPNYDITEAPSRHGVEYAARRISGALDLAGAESAFHAAKEALAAPFTLAEVAGWVAGPLSTIKTLTPGLAGALRHRLHRWAVPQAPTVLNVDAIPLAERALFAQVALTTMGLVSGFGRLVVLCGHGSSTENNPYQAALECGACGGQAGGPNARTAVAILNEPQVREELRSAGIDIPESTYFVAAQHDTATDRVSILDRHLIPADYADDVDRLVADLGRAGAALAAERCATLPGAPPTLSPQRAARHVAARSTDWAQVYPEWGLAGNAAFIVAPRDVSAGLNLERRAFLHSYDPDVDPDGAALETILTAPLVVAQWINCQYYFSTVAPDVFGAGTKTIHNVVGTAGVLAGHSGDLQLGLPWQSLADGDQLRHEPLRLHAVVQAPLDRIDTIVERNPILQHLFGNDWVGLAARESYGTPWHRWTRNGWQPWFESHSTALTLDEEMIP, from the coding sequence ATGACCGTCACCGACACCGTCTCCGCCGCCACCCGCCGAGCCCAGCTGCGCAGCGACGTGTCGCTCGCCGCCCGGGTGTTGCCCACGCACTATCCACTGGGAACCTTCATCGCGGTCAACCCGTTGGCCGGGCTGGAAGCCATGCCCTTCGAACAGGCGATCCGCCGGGCCGGTGACCTCTACGGCATGCCGGCAACGCTGGCGCCCAACACGTTTCGCGAGCTGTACCGCGCGGGGCGCATCACCGACGACGACCTCGATGCGGCGATCATCCGTCGCTACCCCAATCTGCCCGGCCTGCCGACGCTGCAGCTCGGCGCGCACGAGGTCCGGCCGGTGACATTGTTGAGGGCCGATCTGCTGCACGGGCCCGGGCAGATAGAACACGTGCGTCGCTATCGGACGTGCGCTGAACAACACGATCCGCAGGCCGCCCACACCGTCGACACCCAGGTGGGAAAATGGTGCTCGGCGTACTTCGGTCACGGCGCCTGGCCGATGCCGGGGCGGCAGAACGGGTTCTACTCGGCGTGGCGGGCGCTCGCATCTGGCGACCACACACTGAAGCGTGCTGTCCGCCAACGGCTTCGTGAGGTGCCGGTGCGCCCGGACGACGCCACCCTGGCCGCGCTGGACATGCTGGGCGTGCCAGACGAGGCGCGAATCGCCTACCTGCAGGCGCATCTGACCTGCCTGCCCGGCTGGGCGGCGCACATCCAGTGGTGCAGCGGCAACGACGCCGGGATCGACCTCATGGGGTATCTCGCCGTTCGACTGAGCTATGAGTGCGCGCTGCTCGGCGGCGATCAGCAGTACCGGACCCTCGACCCAGCCCCGGAGCCGACGACACCCACGGCGCGTGACCGCGCCAACCACCTCGTCCGGTTCTGGGAATTCGCCGGTGTCACCGAGGGTGAGCTGGGCGCGGCAGCGCGAGTGCTGGCAGCGCTGCCGGTAGCCGCACGAGACATGCTGTGGCAGAACGCTTTCGAAGAAAGCTATCGCAACCGGTTGCTCAGCACCCTGCACGTCGAGCGGCACGGTTCCAGCGCGTCTGCACACACGCAGCTCGTGACATGCATCGACACCCGCTCGGAAGGACTACGCCGCCACCTCGAGTCACTCGGCGGCTACGAAACCCTGGGTTTCGCCGGCTTCTTCGCCGTAGCCATCAGATTCACCGACCTCCTCGGTGGCGCGGCCAGCGATCTGTGCCCGGTCCTCATCGCGCCGAACTACGACATCACCGAGGCGCCCTCACGACACGGCGTCGAATACGCGGCCCGTCGCATCTCCGGTGCACTCGACCTGGCAGGTGCCGAGTCGGCGTTTCACGCCGCCAAAGAGGCACTGGCAGCACCCTTCACGCTCGCCGAGGTCGCGGGGTGGGTGGCCGGGCCACTGTCAACGATCAAGACGCTCACCCCCGGGCTGGCCGGCGCTTTACGCCACCGGTTGCACCGCTGGGCGGTGCCCCAAGCGCCGACAGTGCTCAACGTCGATGCCATACCGCTGGCCGAGCGGGCGCTGTTCGCCCAGGTGGCGTTGACGACGATGGGGCTGGTCAGCGGGTTCGGCCGGCTGGTAGTGCTGTGCGGTCACGGCAGTTCTACCGAGAACAACCCGTATCAGGCCGCGCTGGAATGCGGAGCGTGCGGCGGACAGGCGGGCGGCCCCAATGCCCGCACCGCCGTGGCGATCCTGAACGAACCGCAGGTACGCGAGGAACTGCGCAGCGCGGGTATCGACATCCCGGAGTCGACGTATTTTGTAGCCGCGCAGCATGACACCGCCACCGATCGGGTGTCGATCCTCGACCGCCATCTGATACCGGCCGATTATGCCGACGACGTCGATCGCCTGGTCGCCGACCTGGGTCGTGCGGGAGCGGCGTTGGCAGCCGAACGGTGCGCGACGCTGCCGGGGGCACCGCCAACGCTCTCCCCGCAACGGGCGGCCCGGCACGTCGCCGCCCGGTCGACCGACTGGGCCCAGGTCTACCCGGAATGGGGCCTGGCCGGGAACGCGGCCTTCATCGTCGCGCCCCGTGATGTCTCTGCCGGGCTCAATCTGGAGCGGCGCGCGTTCCTGCACTCCTACGACCCGGATGTGGATCCCGACGGCGCAGCTTTGGAGACCATCCTCACCGCACCGCTGGTGGTCGCTCAATGGATCAACTGCCAGTACTACTTCTCCACCGTCGCGCCGGACGTGTTCGGGGCCGGGACCAAAACCATCCACAACGTCGTCGGCACAGCCGGCGTGCTGGCCGGGCACAGCGGCGACCTGCAACTGGGTCTGCCCTGGCAGTCCCTCGCCGACGGTGACCAGTTGCGGCATGAACCGCTCCGGCTTCACGCGGTGGTTCAAGCCCCACTGGACCGCATCGACACGATTGTCGAACGAAACCCCATCCTGCAGCACCTGTTCGGCAATGACTGGGTCGGGCTGGCCGCACGCGAGTCGTACGGAACGCCCTGGCACCGGTGGACCCGCAACGGTTGGCAACCCTGGTTCGAATCCCACTCCACTGCACTAACTCTCGACGAGGAGATGATCCCATGA
- a CDS encoding proton-conducting transporter transmembrane domain-containing protein — protein MLTDWNALLITMLIAPATFALVAAVSRPGWRRVVARTGALVAASGFLTAATLAVQVGRGLPVTAAAGGFGLAVDRLAAVLLLLVFGVSPVVQAFAIRYLAGDRRAAWFTAGASLLTSASAGLVTATTLIGLAISWTVAGVALCLLLSMYWHLPAARDGVRRTATAFVIGDLALWVAVVLATAHWGLLDLRALNTAELDGPLVPLIACLVVIAALSRSAQWPFHRWLPATLAAPTPVSALLHAGVVNAGGILLVRLAPLVSGDVARVLTIAAGAATLTYGAVVMLVKADVKGALANSTMAQMGFMILTCGLGLWAATIFHLVAHGFYKATLFLSSGSAIAQRRRASARPPAQAMSRRRQILTALTASALPALALYVAAQAISLPPGQHTAEQALLIFAWATGAAVTWGWLTRRRGIAAGVAAVTLLFAAAIAYLGLITTVGHFLAPSLPTSTAPAALAWSVAAAVSAVLAGLAVLRRMPDTAIHRAIYARAISTGYIAPSSPTHLTGARS, from the coding sequence ATGTTGACCGACTGGAACGCTCTCCTGATCACGATGTTGATCGCGCCAGCGACGTTCGCCCTGGTAGCGGCGGTTTCACGCCCAGGCTGGCGTCGCGTGGTCGCCCGCACCGGCGCGCTCGTCGCCGCGTCCGGGTTCCTGACAGCCGCCACACTCGCCGTGCAGGTCGGGCGTGGGCTGCCCGTGACCGCAGCCGCCGGAGGCTTCGGACTGGCGGTCGATCGACTGGCCGCCGTGCTGCTGCTGCTGGTGTTCGGCGTCAGCCCCGTGGTGCAGGCCTTCGCCATCCGCTACCTGGCCGGCGACCGCCGAGCGGCGTGGTTCACCGCCGGCGCTTCGCTGCTGACGTCGGCGTCAGCCGGCCTGGTCACCGCGACAACTCTGATCGGGCTCGCGATCAGCTGGACGGTCGCGGGTGTGGCGCTGTGCCTGCTGCTGAGCATGTACTGGCACCTGCCCGCCGCGCGCGACGGGGTCCGTCGCACCGCCACCGCCTTCGTGATCGGTGACCTCGCGCTATGGGTGGCCGTGGTGTTGGCGACGGCGCACTGGGGACTCCTCGACCTGCGCGCGTTGAATACCGCGGAACTCGACGGACCCCTGGTGCCGCTGATTGCCTGCCTGGTGGTGATCGCCGCGCTCTCCCGATCCGCCCAGTGGCCCTTCCACCGGTGGCTGCCGGCCACCCTCGCCGCACCCACGCCAGTGTCCGCGCTCCTGCACGCCGGCGTGGTCAACGCCGGAGGCATCCTGCTCGTGCGCCTGGCTCCCCTCGTCTCCGGCGATGTGGCTCGGGTTCTGACGATCGCCGCGGGCGCCGCCACGCTGACCTACGGTGCGGTGGTCATGCTGGTGAAGGCCGATGTCAAAGGCGCGCTGGCGAATTCGACGATGGCCCAGATGGGCTTCATGATCCTCACCTGCGGCCTGGGCCTGTGGGCGGCAACGATCTTCCATCTCGTCGCCCACGGGTTCTACAAGGCGACGCTGTTCCTGTCCTCGGGGTCGGCAATCGCTCAGCGGCGGCGGGCATCCGCACGGCCGCCTGCACAAGCCATGAGCCGACGGCGACAGATCCTCACCGCACTCACCGCCTCGGCGCTGCCGGCACTTGCCCTATATGTTGCGGCGCAGGCAATTTCGCTGCCGCCCGGGCAGCACACCGCGGAGCAGGCCCTGCTGATCTTCGCCTGGGCAACCGGCGCAGCCGTCACCTGGGGCTGGCTGACGAGGCGCCGCGGCATCGCCGCAGGGGTTGCCGCGGTGACCCTGCTGTTCGCCGCAGCGATCGCCTACCTCGGCCTGATCACGACCGTCGGTCACTTCCTCGCCCCATCGCTGCCCACGTCCACCGCGCCCGCGGCTCTCGCCTGGAGCGTCGCCGCCGCCGTGAGCGCGGTACTGGCCGGGTTGGCGGTACTGCGGCGAATGCCCGACACCGCTATCCACCGCGCGATCTATGCGCGAGCCATCAGCACCGGATACATCGCCCCCTCCTCGCCCACCCACCTGACAGGAGCCCGCTCATGA
- a CDS encoding helix-turn-helix transcriptional regulator yields the protein MTNYDSGMGEWTFLTNHAHTLLCIARDPGIRLRDVAERVGVTERAAQRIVADLVEAGYLDRLREGRRNYYRIRADRPLRHPVEHGHRIGEILAVLHESKDSTESS from the coding sequence GTGACGAACTACGATTCCGGTATGGGGGAGTGGACGTTTCTGACCAACCACGCGCACACCCTGCTGTGCATCGCGCGCGATCCGGGGATCCGCTTGCGCGACGTCGCCGAGCGCGTGGGAGTGACCGAACGCGCGGCTCAACGCATCGTCGCCGACCTGGTCGAAGCGGGTTATCTCGACCGGCTGCGCGAAGGGCGGCGCAACTACTACCGGATCCGGGCCGACCGGCCCTTGCGGCATCCGGTCGAACACGGTCATCGCATCGGCGAGATCCTGGCGGTGCTGCACGAGTCGAAGGATTCGACCGAAAGCTCCTGA
- a CDS encoding GGDEF domain-containing protein → MAAWVRRWWHQPDQYDWLSEYLASRHLQRFSRILIASVVVILGVVPLVMLYSSSGPQGQVHRTAAVVMSALSFGGASAWLVGWPSRRQSVLFAIGANAGVTLAVVIAGTPATGLLACATFAPIAGYVGLYHSGRLLAATLLNAVVTTVFAGVRIAAAGDTAMAVGHVLGVLIAVLAVPFGTQLLLHLLTLDARMSNTDPLTGLRNRRGYDQSALTLIAAAERPQSQWLAVTLVDLDGFKQINDTHGHGYGDAVLIAVADNLRRASAMNSVVARLGGEEFLIAELIGPDDAAGTAERLRAAVEAAAGEVTASVGVASMALTDIGGTVAAALTELVSQADAAMYEAKRAGGNQIRVREAASRSR, encoded by the coding sequence ATGGCCGCGTGGGTCCGGCGGTGGTGGCACCAACCCGACCAATACGACTGGTTGTCGGAATATCTCGCGTCGCGCCATCTGCAGCGCTTCAGTCGGATCCTGATCGCGTCGGTGGTCGTCATCCTCGGTGTGGTGCCCCTCGTGATGCTGTACAGCTCGTCTGGTCCACAGGGTCAGGTCCACCGCACTGCCGCAGTCGTGATGTCAGCCCTGTCGTTCGGCGGGGCGTCCGCCTGGCTCGTCGGCTGGCCGAGCCGCCGTCAATCCGTGCTCTTCGCTATCGGGGCCAACGCGGGTGTGACCCTTGCGGTCGTGATCGCCGGGACACCGGCCACGGGGTTGTTGGCGTGTGCCACCTTCGCTCCGATTGCCGGCTACGTCGGCTTGTACCACTCCGGCCGGCTGCTGGCGGCGACGCTGCTCAACGCCGTCGTCACCACCGTCTTCGCCGGGGTGCGGATTGCTGCGGCCGGCGACACCGCGATGGCTGTCGGACATGTGCTGGGTGTCCTGATCGCAGTGCTCGCTGTCCCGTTCGGAACCCAGTTGCTCCTGCACCTGCTCACCCTTGACGCCAGGATGTCGAACACCGACCCGCTGACGGGACTGCGCAATCGCCGCGGCTACGACCAGTCAGCCCTTACGCTGATCGCCGCGGCAGAGCGGCCACAGTCGCAGTGGCTGGCCGTGACGCTCGTCGACCTGGACGGCTTCAAGCAGATCAACGACACCCACGGCCACGGCTACGGCGACGCGGTGCTGATTGCCGTCGCCGACAATCTACGTCGCGCCAGCGCCATGAATTCGGTGGTGGCCCGGCTTGGCGGTGAGGAATTCCTCATCGCCGAGCTGATCGGGCCGGATGACGCCGCGGGCACCGCCGAACGGCTACGCGCCGCCGTGGAGGCCGCGGCGGGCGAGGTGACTGCCAGCGTCGGCGTCGCGTCGATGGCACTGACGGATATCGGCGGCACCGTGGCCGCCGCGCTCACCGAACTCGTCAGCCAGGCCGATGCGGCGATGTACGAAGCAAAACGGGCTGGCGGCAACCAGATTCGAGTGCGGGAAGCCGCCAGCCGAAGTCGGTGA